A single window of Halotalea alkalilenta DNA harbors:
- a CDS encoding SulP family inorganic anion transporter, with translation MSDTQVLPDHPLRNLKYDLPAGIVVFLVAIPLCLGIAMASGAPPLSGLLAGIVGGLVVTLVSGSALSVSGPAAGLVVIVIAAIESLGFDGLLMATVIAGVLQIVFGYLRLGRIGAFVPSSVIKGMLAAIGLILIVNQLPLMAGIAQDAEVGLFDTALFEQGSGLALTIALVSLAILLLWERPSIKGSVLGRLPAPLVAVVVAVLIDRLMPASLMAPLGDAHRIGLPIDAMGFAGASEFLGQLQMPALDRLLDPEVYMVAVTLALIASLESLLSLEAVDKIDPQRRHSPPHRELKAQGVGNVLSGLIGGLPVTAVIVRSSANVQAGGRTRMASLVHGLLLLASVALLAPMLELMPLACLAAILVHTGYKLAKPEMLVEQYRKGFNRVVPFVATVVGVMAMDLLKGVLVGILCGLFFMIRANYRRAVSFTQEGHHALLRFRTDISFLNREEVRSRLERVAAGTYLIIDARQANHVDPDIREDIEAFARNAPARGISVELRDVGGLSATFPADPDVLRELEDPSSTASTSPQRAFG, from the coding sequence ATGAGTGATACCCAGGTCTTGCCTGATCACCCGTTGCGCAATCTGAAATACGATCTTCCCGCTGGGATCGTGGTGTTCCTGGTCGCCATTCCGCTGTGTCTCGGCATCGCCATGGCCTCTGGCGCACCGCCACTCTCTGGTCTGCTCGCCGGCATCGTCGGTGGCCTGGTGGTCACGCTGGTCAGCGGTTCCGCGCTGAGCGTCAGTGGCCCGGCCGCGGGGCTGGTGGTGATCGTGATCGCAGCGATAGAGAGCCTCGGCTTCGACGGCCTGCTGATGGCTACGGTGATCGCCGGGGTATTGCAGATCGTCTTCGGCTACCTGCGCCTCGGTCGAATCGGTGCCTTCGTGCCCAGCTCGGTGATCAAGGGCATGCTCGCGGCGATCGGTCTCATCCTGATCGTCAACCAGCTGCCGCTGATGGCCGGCATCGCCCAGGACGCCGAAGTCGGTCTGTTCGATACCGCGCTGTTCGAGCAGGGCTCCGGCCTCGCGCTGACCATCGCGCTGGTCTCTCTGGCGATCCTGCTGCTGTGGGAGCGTCCTTCGATCAAGGGCTCCGTGCTCGGGCGCCTGCCCGCGCCGCTGGTCGCGGTCGTGGTCGCGGTGCTGATCGACCGACTGATGCCGGCTAGCCTGATGGCCCCGCTGGGCGATGCCCACCGTATCGGCCTGCCGATCGACGCGATGGGTTTCGCCGGGGCGAGCGAGTTCCTTGGCCAGCTGCAGATGCCCGCGCTGGACCGGCTGCTCGACCCCGAGGTCTACATGGTGGCGGTGACGCTGGCGCTGATCGCCAGTCTCGAAAGCCTCCTGAGCCTCGAGGCCGTCGACAAGATCGACCCGCAGCGGCGTCATTCACCGCCGCACCGCGAACTCAAGGCCCAGGGCGTGGGCAACGTGCTCAGCGGCCTGATCGGTGGGCTGCCGGTCACCGCGGTGATCGTGCGCAGCTCCGCCAACGTCCAGGCCGGTGGGCGCACGCGCATGGCGAGCCTGGTGCACGGCCTGCTGCTGCTGGCGAGCGTTGCCTTGCTGGCGCCGATGCTCGAACTGATGCCGCTGGCCTGTCTCGCAGCGATCCTGGTCCATACCGGTTACAAGCTGGCCAAGCCGGAGATGCTGGTCGAGCAGTACCGCAAGGGCTTCAATCGCGTAGTGCCGTTCGTCGCCACGGTAGTCGGGGTGATGGCGATGGACCTGCTCAAGGGCGTGCTGGTCGGCATACTCTGCGGGCTGTTCTTCATGATCCGCGCCAACTATCGCCGGGCGGTCTCCTTCACCCAGGAAGGGCATCATGCGCTGTTGCGCTTTCGCACCGACATCTCGTTTCTCAACCGCGAAGAGGTGCGTAGCCGGCTCGAGCGGGTGGCGGCAGGCACCTATCTGATCATCGACGCACGCCAAGCCAACCACGTCGATCCCGACATTCGCGAAGACATCGAGGCATTCGCGCGCAACGCCCCCGCGCGGGGGATCAGCGTCGAGCTGCGCGATGTCGGCGGTCTCTCCGCGACCTTCCCCGCCGATCCTGACGTGCTGCGTGAGCTCGAAGATCCCTCTTCGACAGCCTCGACCTCCCCCCAGCGCGCCTTCGGTTGA
- a CDS encoding isopenicillin N synthase family dioxygenase, whose translation MSTTSTVTAFDRVPVIDISGLYSDRLEDRLQVAEALGNAARAIGFLYVVGHPVAQTTIEGLRKATKAYFAQPLETKMRDYIGASKTHKGFVPRGEEVYGKGVPDLKEAFDIGFEVPADHPLVLGGTPLLGPNEWPPLDGFREAASRYYDEVFTLGHKLFQGFALALGLDEHYFDEMAKAPPSKLRLIHYPFNADAEDAPGIGAHTDYECFTILLADNPGLEVLNAEGSWIDVPPIEGAFVVNIGDMLEVMTNGAFVATAHRVRKVSQERYSFPLFYACDYHTRIEPLPQFNDGERRYEAMAIGEHMYAQALQTYQYLKRKVEAGELSLPQRSRKPSSFGHLKQQSMND comes from the coding sequence ATGAGTACGACATCCACCGTCACCGCCTTCGATCGAGTCCCGGTGATCGATATCTCGGGGCTCTACAGCGACCGGCTGGAGGATCGCTTGCAGGTCGCCGAGGCGCTCGGCAACGCCGCTCGCGCGATTGGCTTCCTCTATGTCGTCGGCCATCCGGTGGCACAGACCACGATCGAGGGGCTGCGCAAGGCGACGAAGGCGTACTTCGCCCAGCCGCTCGAGACCAAGATGCGCGACTACATCGGCGCCTCGAAGACCCACAAGGGCTTCGTGCCGCGCGGTGAAGAGGTTTACGGCAAGGGCGTACCGGATCTCAAGGAGGCCTTCGACATCGGCTTCGAAGTACCCGCCGACCACCCGCTGGTGCTCGGCGGCACGCCGCTGCTCGGCCCCAACGAGTGGCCGCCGCTCGACGGCTTCCGCGAGGCGGCGAGCCGCTACTACGACGAGGTCTTCACCCTCGGGCACAAGCTGTTCCAGGGCTTCGCCCTGGCCCTCGGGCTCGATGAGCACTATTTCGACGAGATGGCGAAAGCGCCGCCGTCGAAGCTGCGGCTGATCCACTATCCGTTCAACGCCGACGCCGAGGACGCACCGGGGATCGGCGCGCACACCGACTACGAGTGCTTCACCATCCTGCTCGCCGACAACCCCGGGCTCGAGGTGCTCAATGCCGAGGGGAGCTGGATCGACGTGCCGCCGATCGAAGGCGCCTTCGTGGTCAATATCGGCGACATGCTCGAGGTGATGACCAACGGTGCCTTCGTCGCCACCGCCCACCGGGTGCGCAAGGTGAGCCAGGAGCGCTACTCCTTCCCATTGTTCTATGCTTGCGACTATCACACCCGGATCGAACCGCTGCCGCAGTTCAACGATGGCGAGCGCCGCTACGAGGCGATGGCGATCGGTGAGCACATGTACGCCCAAGCCCTGCAGACCTACCAGTACCTAAAACGCAAGGTCGAGGCCGGCGAGCTGAGCCTGCCGCAGCGCTCGCGCAAGCCATCGAGCTTCGGCCATCTCAAGCAGCAATCGATGAACGACTGA
- a CDS encoding acetyl-CoA C-acetyltransferase gives MNDVVIVAATRTPIGAFQGALAGVSAIELGTTVVRSLIERSGIAPEQVEEVILGQVLRAGLGQNPARQVAIGAGLAESVPALTVDKVCGSGLKAIQLAVQAIRLGDAECVIAGGMESMSRAPYVLPKARQGLRMGHGELLDSMISDGLWDAFGDYHMGITAEHLASRYGIGREAQDAFALESQRRAQAAIEAGRFEAEITPVEIPQRRGGSHWVTRDEQPRADIDAHALARLRPAFDPNGSVTAGNASSLNDGAAAVVLMSEARARAAGLAVLARVQSYASTGVDPAVMGIGPVSATRRCLEKAGWTLDQLELIEANEAFAVQSLAVAQELGWDLGRVNVNGGAIALGHPIGASGARVLVTLLHEMGRRGVHRGLATLCIGGGQGIAIAVER, from the coding sequence ATGAACGATGTGGTGATCGTTGCCGCGACGCGCACCCCGATCGGTGCCTTCCAGGGCGCGCTCGCCGGGGTATCGGCGATCGAGCTGGGTACCACCGTGGTCCGCTCGCTGATCGAGCGCAGCGGCATTGCGCCGGAGCAAGTCGAGGAGGTGATCCTCGGCCAGGTGCTGCGTGCGGGCCTGGGCCAGAATCCGGCCCGTCAGGTCGCGATCGGTGCGGGACTGGCCGAGTCGGTGCCGGCGCTGACCGTCGACAAGGTGTGCGGTTCCGGGCTCAAGGCGATCCAACTCGCGGTCCAGGCGATCCGTCTCGGCGACGCCGAGTGCGTGATCGCGGGCGGCATGGAGAGCATGAGCCGTGCGCCCTACGTGCTGCCCAAGGCGCGCCAGGGGCTGCGAATGGGCCATGGCGAGCTGCTCGACAGCATGATCAGCGACGGCCTGTGGGACGCCTTCGGCGACTACCACATGGGGATCACCGCCGAGCACCTCGCCAGCCGCTATGGCATCGGTCGCGAGGCGCAGGATGCCTTCGCGCTGGAATCCCAGCGCCGTGCCCAGGCGGCGATCGAAGCCGGGCGCTTCGAGGCCGAGATCACGCCGGTGGAGATTCCCCAGCGGCGCGGTGGGTCGCACTGGGTGACGCGCGACGAACAGCCGCGCGCGGATATCGACGCCCATGCGCTCGCTCGGTTGCGCCCGGCGTTCGATCCCAACGGCTCGGTGACCGCCGGCAACGCCTCCTCGCTCAACGACGGCGCCGCCGCGGTGGTACTGATGAGCGAGGCGCGCGCCCGCGCGGCTGGCCTGGCGGTGCTCGCCCGAGTGCAAAGCTACGCCTCGACCGGGGTAGACCCGGCGGTGATGGGGATCGGCCCGGTGTCGGCCACCCGCCGCTGCCTTGAGAAGGCGGGCTGGACGCTCGACCAGCTCGAACTGATCGAGGCCAACGAAGCCTTTGCCGTCCAGTCGCTGGCGGTGGCCCAAGAGCTCGGCTGGGACCTCGGGCGGGTCAACGTCAACGGCGGCGCGATCGCCCTCGGCCACCCGATCGGCGCCTCCGGTGCCCGGGTGCTGGTCACCCTGCTCCACGAGATGGGGCGTCGCGGCGTCCACCGTGGCCTCGCCACCCTGTGCATCGGCGGCGGCCAGGGGATCGCGATCGCCGTGGAGCGTTGA
- a CDS encoding ABC transporter substrate-binding protein — protein MPSIPFRQIRKLCAAVSLGLAASLTLSPAQAEAPTLEPGTLKVGMDITYPPFESYDGDEVVGLDPDLARLLAQKLGTDVEFIDTRFAGLVLGLGARRFDTVISGMYIIPERLEQAQAIPYGRTGAAILVRAGAENPPTRPEDLCGMSVGLQQGTTWVAQLGELSEQYCVPNGHGPINIQEFASAPEATQAMLSNNIQAQMEIRGAALMIAERTRDRVEVSTTELIYPQTIGIFLRKDDQALHDAIVAALDELKASGDYQALLDQYGLEPPTES, from the coding sequence ATGCCCTCAATCCCGTTTCGTCAGATACGCAAGCTTTGCGCGGCCGTGAGCCTTGGCTTGGCCGCTTCGCTGACCCTGTCGCCGGCCCAGGCCGAAGCGCCAACGCTCGAGCCCGGCACGCTCAAGGTCGGCATGGACATCACCTACCCTCCCTTCGAGTCCTACGATGGCGATGAGGTGGTCGGCCTCGACCCGGACCTCGCCCGGCTGCTGGCGCAGAAGCTCGGCACCGACGTCGAATTCATCGATACCCGCTTCGCCGGACTGGTGCTGGGCCTCGGCGCGCGGCGCTTCGACACCGTGATATCGGGGATGTACATCATTCCCGAGCGGCTCGAACAGGCCCAGGCGATTCCCTATGGTCGCACGGGTGCGGCGATCCTGGTCCGGGCGGGTGCCGAAAACCCGCCGACCAGGCCGGAGGATCTCTGCGGCATGAGCGTGGGCCTGCAGCAGGGCACCACCTGGGTCGCCCAGCTCGGCGAGCTGTCGGAGCAGTACTGCGTGCCCAACGGCCACGGCCCGATCAACATCCAGGAGTTCGCCAGCGCCCCCGAGGCGACCCAGGCGATGCTCTCGAACAACATCCAGGCGCAGATGGAGATTCGCGGCGCTGCGCTGATGATCGCCGAGCGCACTCGGGACCGGGTGGAGGTCAGTACCACCGAGCTGATCTATCCACAGACCATCGGCATCTTCCTGCGCAAGGATGACCAGGCACTGCATGACGCCATCGTCGCCGCCCTCGACGAGCTCAAGGCCAGCGGCGATTACCAGGCCTTGCTCGACCAGTACGGCCTCGAACCGCCCACCGAGAGCTGA
- a CDS encoding AAA family ATPase, whose protein sequence is MTQPSRQPLFEALHRHGVLDAERLTEADRLDCDQLIELCHQIAERMLAQRDRPKAVAEPPYQRLDQAMLASLERLCAHPATGAYAEELEQLGYWAVEAFARMHGALEKRRQLGLSVPVGEVVEGDVCLELVAVCCDILTLDGLPLANEVVDRYLEGCGDFEMMRLFDYAAVYYALRRAEEVVDQPLALRRYIETTIYIAEFRVPYLLLGVGVIGSGKSRFTQAAMRELAGIRVRSNVERQRLLDERAAAGLPVLGEYDPEITAETYARLAKITGALLEASYPVYIDATCLKREQRDLLRNEAQSRGLATLMVNFQADRATLEARISRRSNRRQERPEVAFKVLDEQLAQFEPFEEDERIHLIQLDTTARDANVTLVALIREHLRLS, encoded by the coding sequence TTGACTCAGCCTTCGCGCCAGCCTTTGTTCGAGGCTCTCCACCGTCACGGCGTACTCGATGCCGAACGCCTTACCGAGGCCGATCGGCTCGATTGCGACCAGCTGATCGAACTGTGCCACCAGATCGCCGAACGCATGCTCGCCCAGCGCGACCGGCCCAAGGCCGTGGCCGAACCGCCCTACCAACGTCTCGACCAGGCGATGCTCGCCTCGCTCGAGCGCCTCTGCGCGCATCCCGCCACCGGTGCCTACGCGGAAGAACTCGAGCAGCTCGGCTACTGGGCGGTCGAGGCCTTCGCGCGGATGCACGGCGCGCTCGAGAAGCGCCGCCAGCTCGGCCTGAGCGTGCCGGTCGGCGAAGTGGTCGAAGGCGATGTCTGCCTCGAACTCGTTGCGGTCTGCTGCGACATTCTCACCCTCGATGGTCTGCCGCTGGCCAACGAAGTGGTGGATCGCTATCTCGAAGGCTGCGGTGACTTCGAGATGATGCGGCTGTTCGACTATGCCGCGGTCTACTATGCGCTGCGTCGTGCCGAAGAGGTGGTCGACCAGCCGCTGGCGCTGCGCCGCTACATCGAGACGACCATCTACATCGCCGAGTTCCGGGTGCCTTACCTGCTGCTCGGGGTGGGGGTGATCGGCAGCGGCAAGAGCCGCTTCACTCAGGCAGCGATGCGCGAGCTCGCCGGTATCCGGGTACGCTCCAACGTCGAGCGCCAGCGATTGCTCGACGAGCGCGCCGCTGCCGGCTTGCCGGTGCTCGGCGAGTACGACCCGGAGATCACCGCTGAAACCTATGCGCGGCTGGCGAAGATCACCGGCGCCCTGCTGGAGGCGAGCTACCCGGTCTACATCGACGCCACCTGCCTCAAGCGCGAGCAGCGTGACCTGCTGCGCAACGAGGCGCAGTCGCGTGGATTAGCGACGCTGATGGTCAATTTCCAGGCCGACCGCGCGACGCTCGAGGCGCGGATTTCCCGCCGCTCGAACCGTCGTCAGGAGCGCCCGGAGGTAGCATTCAAGGTGCTCGACGAGCAGCTCGCCCAGTTCGAGCCGTTCGAAGAGGATGAACGGATCCACCTGATCCAGCTCGACACCACCGCGCGCGACGCCAACGTCACCCTGGTGGCGCTGATCCGAGAGCACCTGCGGCTGAGCTGA
- a CDS encoding amino acid ABC transporter permease/ATP-binding protein — MLFDWGYFVSLFSMPAFWRASLTVIELSALSWALGLAIGLPLALGKMSTYRLLRVPIGLYVWFFRSVPLLVLVVFVYNLPQIFPATGVVLSSPFYSGLVALVVTEAAYMTEIHRGGLLAVPKGQREAAHALGLRYLGIQRLIVLPQALRVSAPTLINEYITVVKLTSIISVISLTELLMVGQRLYTQNFMIMETLAAVAIYYVGIVTVFGGLLERLERRLEVGTRTPGTLDEHRLAALRASLPRPPAVSSEARNTGQPDALRLNQVRKRYGSHEVLKGIDLKVATGEVISVIGPSGSGKTTLIRALNGLEPIDVGEVVLFGESFITAGERHGGRFQQGILEVGMVFQSFNLFAHLSVVDNLTLAPRYHARLDATQRRQQALALLDKVGMLAHAEKYPHQLSGGQQQRVAIARALAMAPKIMLFDEPTSALDPERVSEVLEVIRALAEEGMTMVIVTHEMAFAMSISDRILFMEDGEIHLDAPPMKIRSGEIDPRISAFIGPAAVSSGGST, encoded by the coding sequence ATGCTGTTCGATTGGGGCTATTTCGTTTCGCTGTTCTCGATGCCCGCCTTCTGGCGGGCAAGTCTCACCGTGATCGAGCTGAGCGCGCTCTCCTGGGCGCTCGGCCTCGCGATCGGCCTGCCGCTGGCGCTCGGCAAGATGTCCACCTACAGGCTCCTGCGCGTGCCGATCGGGCTTTACGTCTGGTTCTTCCGCAGCGTGCCGCTGCTGGTGCTGGTGGTGTTCGTCTACAACCTGCCGCAGATATTCCCAGCCACCGGGGTCGTGCTTTCAAGCCCCTTCTACTCAGGCCTGGTCGCCCTGGTGGTCACCGAGGCCGCCTACATGACCGAGATCCATCGCGGCGGCCTGCTCGCGGTGCCCAAGGGCCAGCGGGAGGCGGCCCACGCACTGGGGCTGCGCTATCTCGGCATCCAGCGGCTGATCGTACTGCCCCAGGCGCTGCGGGTGTCGGCGCCGACGCTGATCAACGAATACATCACCGTGGTCAAGCTGACCTCGATCATCTCGGTGATCTCGCTCACTGAGCTGCTGATGGTCGGCCAGCGGCTCTACACCCAGAACTTCATGATCATGGAGACCCTGGCGGCGGTGGCGATCTACTACGTCGGCATCGTCACCGTGTTCGGCGGCCTGCTCGAACGGCTCGAGAGGCGCTTGGAAGTCGGTACGCGCACCCCTGGGACGCTCGACGAACATCGGCTCGCCGCGCTCAGAGCCTCGCTCCCGCGTCCTCCGGCGGTAAGCAGCGAGGCGCGCAACACCGGCCAGCCAGATGCCCTGCGACTCAATCAGGTGCGCAAGCGCTACGGCAGCCATGAAGTGCTCAAGGGCATCGATCTCAAGGTCGCAACGGGCGAGGTGATCTCGGTGATCGGCCCTTCCGGCTCGGGCAAGACCACGCTGATTCGCGCACTCAACGGGCTGGAGCCGATCGATGTCGGCGAAGTGGTGCTGTTCGGTGAGTCTTTCATCACCGCCGGTGAGCGCCACGGTGGGCGCTTCCAGCAGGGCATCCTCGAAGTCGGCATGGTGTTCCAGAGCTTCAACCTGTTCGCCCACCTGAGCGTGGTCGACAATCTGACCCTGGCACCGCGCTACCACGCCCGCCTGGATGCCACCCAGCGACGCCAGCAGGCGTTGGCGCTGCTCGACAAGGTCGGCATGCTCGCCCACGCCGAGAAGTACCCGCACCAGCTCTCCGGTGGCCAGCAGCAGCGGGTGGCGATCGCACGGGCCTTGGCGATGGCACCAAAGATCATGCTGTTCGACGAGCCGACCTCGGCGCTCGACCCCGAGCGGGTCAGCGAGGTGCTCGAGGTGATCCGCGCACTGGCCGAGGAAGGCATGACGATGGTGATCGTCACCCACGAGATGGCCTTCGCGATGTCGATCTCCGATCGCATCCTGTTCATGGAAGACGGCGAGATTCACCTCGACGCACCGCCAATGAAAATCCGCAGCGGCGAAATCGACCCACGGATCAGCGCCTTCATCGGCCCAGCCGCCGTGTCTTCGGGTGGATCGACATGA
- a CDS encoding sugar phosphate isomerase/epimerase family protein — translation MQLSLFKSLWGHRGAWSQALPELRAGGFGGFEARPPSSPDARREARRLLEEEGLDYIAVLFTSDDIVPRQADTPARHLADLAARIEIATPLAPSFLNLLVGNDRWPLGVQVEFFGRALELLAGQPIAFGFETHRARSLATPWLTLELIRQLPGLRFTSDISHWVVCCERLLDDPLDDLSAFVERVDHIQARVGYDQGPQVPHPLAPEYARFLAFHQRHWEAVWQAQRARGFTRTTLTPEFGPDGYLHHLPFTDAPIADLDQLNAAMARCEREHFAHAHSA, via the coding sequence ATGCAGCTGAGCTTGTTCAAATCCCTCTGGGGTCATCGGGGCGCCTGGTCCCAGGCGTTGCCGGAGCTGCGCGCCGGGGGCTTCGGGGGGTTCGAAGCCCGCCCGCCCTCGTCGCCCGACGCGCGCCGCGAGGCACGCAGGCTGCTCGAGGAGGAAGGGCTCGACTACATCGCCGTGCTGTTCACCTCCGACGACATCGTGCCCCGTCAGGCGGACACCCCGGCGCGCCACCTCGCGGACCTCGCCGCGAGGATCGAGATCGCGACGCCGCTCGCGCCAAGTTTTCTCAACCTGCTGGTCGGCAACGATCGCTGGCCGCTCGGCGTCCAGGTCGAGTTCTTCGGCCGGGCGCTCGAGCTGCTCGCGGGCCAGCCCATCGCCTTCGGCTTCGAGACCCATCGCGCGCGCTCGCTTGCTACGCCATGGCTGACCCTCGAGCTCATCCGCCAGCTGCCGGGGCTGCGCTTCACCAGCGACATCAGCCATTGGGTGGTGTGCTGCGAGCGGTTGCTCGACGATCCGCTCGACGATCTCAGTGCCTTCGTCGAACGGGTCGACCACATCCAGGCACGGGTCGGCTACGACCAGGGACCGCAAGTGCCGCATCCGCTGGCACCGGAGTACGCCCGCTTCCTCGCGTTCCACCAACGCCACTGGGAAGCGGTATGGCAGGCACAGCGCGCGCGCGGTTTCACCCGTACCACGCTGACGCCGGAGTTCGGCCCCGACGGCTATCTCCACCACCTGCCGTTCACCGACGCGCCGATCGCCGATCTCGACCAGCTCAATGCGGCCATGGCCCGCTGCGAGCGCGAGCACTTCGCTCACGCCCATTCAGCCTGA
- a CDS encoding LysR substrate-binding domain-containing protein, with amino-acid sequence MRRALPPLNSLRAFDALARLGSVGAAATELCVTPGAISHQIRQLEERLGVALFERDRRALKLSQSGTVYARQVREAFQLLTESTLKLGLPSVEGRLKIACAPALANHWLTHQLHDLRKVFGEISLELTPLNLDRAQAVDDEYELAIVYGAGEWEGLEVQLLTHFEMFPVCSPSFFRGRSLPTRIDEVEGGWLLHEDQGGHWKRWLAAAGARLTHLERGYRLGNASMALEAATSGAGIALGDVFVCEDALSSGRLVRLFDTAVRAQYGYYLVGRAGSFDNPRARVFVDWLESRLERTRKRFSAAPTPNV; translated from the coding sequence ATGCGTCGAGCCCTGCCTCCGCTCAATTCGCTGCGCGCCTTCGATGCGCTGGCCCGCCTGGGCAGCGTTGGCGCGGCTGCCACCGAGCTTTGCGTCACGCCGGGGGCGATCAGCCATCAGATTCGCCAGCTCGAAGAGCGCCTCGGGGTGGCGCTGTTCGAACGCGACCGGCGTGCGCTCAAGCTGAGCCAGAGCGGCACCGTCTATGCCCGCCAGGTTCGCGAGGCGTTCCAGCTACTCACCGAGAGCACCCTCAAGCTCGGCCTGCCGTCGGTCGAGGGACGGCTGAAGATCGCCTGCGCGCCGGCCCTGGCGAACCATTGGCTGACCCACCAGTTGCACGACCTGCGCAAGGTGTTCGGTGAAATCAGCCTCGAGCTGACGCCGCTGAATCTGGACCGCGCGCAGGCGGTCGATGACGAGTATGAGCTCGCGATCGTCTATGGCGCCGGCGAGTGGGAGGGGTTGGAGGTCCAACTGCTGACCCATTTCGAGATGTTCCCGGTGTGCAGCCCCAGCTTCTTTCGCGGTCGCTCCCTGCCCACCCGGATCGATGAGGTCGAGGGGGGATGGCTCCTGCACGAGGACCAGGGCGGCCACTGGAAGCGCTGGCTCGCGGCGGCTGGCGCTCGACTCACCCATCTCGAACGCGGCTATCGCCTCGGTAACGCCTCGATGGCGCTCGAGGCCGCGACCTCGGGCGCCGGCATCGCGCTGGGAGACGTCTTCGTCTGCGAGGACGCCCTGAGCAGTGGCCGTCTGGTGCGCTTGTTCGATACCGCGGTACGCGCCCAGTACGGCTACTACCTGGTCGGCCGGGCGGGCAGCTTCGACAATCCCCGCGCACGCGTATTCGTCGATTGGCTCGAGTCGCGGCTGGAGCGCACCCGCAAGCGGTTCAGCGCGGCACCCACGCCAAACGTTTGA
- a CDS encoding carbonic anhydrase produces MDFIDRLLLENRAWAQENRAYDPELFERLSAGQSPRVLWIGCADSRVPAEQICNAEPGELFVHRNIANVVAEGDSSRSVLEYAIEVLQVEHIVVCGHHRCGGIQAALSPEETGLPHVDRHLEPIRQLRDAHVDTLHPLAERDRVTTLSELNVRAQIELLARLPLIKKAHEEKRGPTLHGMMYALESGQLRELVRWPPGSTHSFMTSSAMALSE; encoded by the coding sequence ATGGACTTCATCGATCGATTGCTGCTTGAGAACCGTGCTTGGGCGCAGGAGAACCGCGCCTATGACCCCGAGCTGTTCGAACGGCTCAGCGCCGGTCAGTCACCCCGGGTGCTATGGATTGGCTGCGCCGACAGCCGAGTGCCGGCAGAGCAGATCTGCAACGCCGAGCCGGGCGAACTGTTCGTCCATCGCAACATTGCCAACGTCGTCGCCGAGGGAGACAGCAGCCGCAGCGTGCTGGAGTACGCGATCGAGGTGCTCCAGGTCGAGCACATCGTGGTCTGTGGCCACCATCGCTGCGGCGGTATCCAGGCCGCCCTGAGCCCGGAGGAGACCGGGCTGCCCCACGTCGATCGCCACCTCGAACCGATCCGGCAGCTGCGCGATGCCCATGTCGACACGCTCCACCCCCTCGCCGAGCGAGACCGCGTGACCACGCTCTCCGAGCTCAACGTTCGAGCCCAGATCGAACTGCTGGCTCGGCTGCCATTGATCAAGAAGGCCCACGAGGAGAAGCGTGGCCCGACCCTGCACGGCATGATGTACGCATTGGAAAGCGGCCAGCTGCGCGAACTGGTGCGCTGGCCGCCGGGCTCTACACACAGTTTCATGACTTCTTCGGCCATGGCGCTCAGCGAATGA